The Juglans microcarpa x Juglans regia isolate MS1-56 chromosome 8S, Jm3101_v1.0, whole genome shotgun sequence genome has a window encoding:
- the LOC121245070 gene encoding transcription factor MYBS1-like encodes MTSEVVWSKEEEKAFENAIAMHWVDEDSKEHWETIASMVPSKSMEELKQHYQVLVEDVRAIEAGHIPLPNYLGEEASSSNKDCHGSSGATASDKRSNCGYGSGFSGLGHDSTGHGGKGGSRSEQERRKGIPWTEEEHRLFLLGLDKFGKGDWRSISRNFVISRTPTQVASHAQKYFIRLNSMNRDRRRSSIHDITSVNNGDVTSHQAPITGQQIHMNLSSVAAIRPPAKHRAPPHMPGLGMYGMPVGHPVAAPPGHMASAVGTPVMLPPGPHPHPHPHPYVVPVAYPMAPPPMHQ; translated from the exons ATGACAAGTGAAGTAGTTTGGagcaaagaagaagagaaagcttTTGAAAATGCTATTGCAATGCATTGGGTGGATGAGGACTCCAAAGAGCATTGGGAGACGATTGCTTCAATGGTTCCCAGCAAGAGTATGGAAGAATTGAAGCAACACTACCAAGTGTTAGTGGAAGATGTGCGTGCAATAGAGGCAGGACATATACCACTTCCCAACTACTTAGGAGAGGAAGCATCATCTTCAAACAAAGACTGTCATGGCTCTTCTGGGGCTACGGCTTCGGATAAGAGGTCAAATTGTGGTTATGGAAGTGGGTTTTCAGGATTAGGACATGACTCAACCGGGCATGGAGGGAAGGGAGGGTCGAGGTCGGAACAAGAACGGCGAAAAGGAATTCCATGGACAGAAGAAGAGCATAG GCTGTTTTTACTTGGATTAGACAAGTTTGGCAAGGGGGATTGGAGAAGTATTTCAAGAAACTTTGTCATTTCCAGGACTCCCACACAAGTGGCTAGCCATGCTCAAAAGTACTTCATTCGCTTGAACTCCATGAATAGAGATAGAAGAAGATCTAGTATCCATGACATTACAAGTGTGAACAATGGAGATGTCACTTCTCATCAAGCACCAATTACAGGCCAACAGATACACATGAACCTGTCAAGTGTAGCCGCTATAAGACCGCCAGCAAAGCATAGAGCTCCACCGCATATGCCTGGTTTAGGCATGTATGGAATGCCGGTAGGGCATCCGGTTGCTGCTCCACCAGGGCATATGGCATCGGCAGTTGGAACTCCTGTCATGCTTCCTCCCGGACCCCATCCCCATCCCCATCCCCACCCATATGTTGTCCCAGTTGCTTACCCTATGGCACCTCCCCCAATGCACCAATAA